A region from the Paenarthrobacter aurescens genome encodes:
- a CDS encoding MFS transporter, giving the protein MSVATNSTKELLDTPVLKSAIAKASRRLMPMLVILYVVAFLDRTNVGFAEAALEVDRGITAGAYALGAGIFFIGYALFEIPSNLLLTKFGAKVWLARIAITWGIVSACFAFVQGETSFIILRFLLGVTEAGLFPGVIMFLAAWFPNKVRVKMFAIFYLAQPFSQMMGAPLSGWLINIGDQVPGVAGWQVMFFVEGMLAVLAGIAAYFFLINSPQDAKFLTKEEKKALSDVMALEDTVKEETGPRGVLASMRNGRVWYFTVIYFCLQVAVYGVTFYLPQQVAQLTGQKVGIAVGLLAAIPWFFGIFACYFIGKAANTVARRRRWGTALFISTGLCIFGSAWAGANQMPAIGIIFITLAVCSFLSTGPICWSYPTAFLTGTAAAAGIGLINSLGNLGGFVAPILRTSVNQITASDTGTMGVYALGVLPFVAALLMFGTKRFSNKADELLEK; this is encoded by the coding sequence ATGTCTGTTGCCACCAATTCCACCAAGGAGTTGCTGGATACGCCGGTTCTGAAATCGGCGATCGCCAAGGCGTCGCGCCGGCTCATGCCAATGCTCGTCATCCTGTACGTGGTGGCCTTCCTGGACCGCACCAACGTTGGCTTCGCCGAAGCTGCGCTGGAAGTGGACAGGGGCATCACCGCCGGTGCCTACGCGCTGGGTGCCGGTATCTTCTTCATCGGCTACGCACTGTTTGAAATCCCCAGCAACCTGCTGCTGACCAAATTCGGCGCCAAGGTCTGGCTGGCCCGCATCGCCATCACCTGGGGTATCGTCTCGGCGTGCTTCGCGTTCGTGCAGGGGGAAACTTCCTTCATCATCCTGCGGTTCCTGCTGGGCGTGACCGAGGCCGGCCTGTTCCCGGGCGTCATCATGTTCCTTGCAGCGTGGTTCCCCAACAAGGTCCGCGTGAAGATGTTCGCCATCTTCTACCTGGCCCAGCCGTTCTCCCAAATGATGGGTGCACCGCTTTCCGGCTGGCTCATCAACATCGGTGATCAGGTTCCGGGCGTGGCAGGGTGGCAGGTGATGTTCTTCGTTGAAGGCATGCTCGCCGTCCTGGCCGGTATTGCCGCCTACTTCTTCCTGATCAACAGCCCCCAGGATGCCAAGTTCCTCACCAAGGAAGAGAAGAAGGCGCTCTCTGATGTGATGGCACTCGAGGACACCGTCAAGGAAGAAACCGGACCCCGTGGCGTTTTGGCGTCCATGCGGAACGGCCGTGTCTGGTACTTCACGGTCATCTACTTCTGCCTGCAGGTGGCGGTGTACGGCGTGACGTTCTACTTGCCGCAGCAAGTGGCGCAGCTGACCGGCCAAAAGGTGGGCATCGCCGTCGGACTCCTGGCAGCCATCCCGTGGTTCTTCGGCATCTTCGCTTGCTACTTCATCGGCAAGGCCGCCAACACGGTGGCTCGTCGACGCCGCTGGGGTACGGCACTGTTCATCTCCACGGGCCTGTGCATCTTCGGCTCGGCCTGGGCAGGCGCCAACCAGATGCCGGCAATCGGCATCATCTTCATCACCCTCGCCGTGTGCAGCTTCCTTTCCACCGGACCCATTTGCTGGTCATATCCAACCGCGTTCCTCACCGGAACTGCCGCTGCGGCAGGCATCGGGTTGATCAACTCCCTCGGAAACCTTGGCGGGTTTGTTGCCCCGATCCTTCGCACCTCGGTCAACCAGATCACCGCTTCGGATACCGGCACCATGGGCGTCTACGCACTGGGGGTGTTGCCGTTCGTCGCGGCGCTGCTGATGTTCGGTACCAAGCGTTTCAGCAACAAGGCCGACGAACTGTTGGAGAAGTAA
- a CDS encoding triose-phosphate isomerase family protein produces MHLPVAQTLFIGVSTKMYMGYARSLTWLEELVAEVDARPALAAGRVVPFVIPSFPVLPEAARLIAGTPMVLGAQNCGWSDGPWTGEVAPSMLSELGVGLVEIGHAERRRHFAEDEATIALKVGAAVDVGLTPLLCVGESELMAPDVAAETVYGQINAAVSGDWSLAGQLVVAYEPVWAIGAPEPASAEYVSRVAGHLRSGLARHGLGGIPIIYGGSAKPGLLPQLEAVSGLFLGRFAHDAANFGKVLDEALSFCTADALKTASKGH; encoded by the coding sequence ATGCACCTGCCAGTTGCGCAGACACTCTTCATTGGCGTCAGCACCAAGATGTACATGGGGTACGCGCGCAGCCTGACATGGTTGGAAGAGCTGGTAGCTGAAGTGGACGCCCGTCCGGCCCTCGCGGCCGGGCGGGTGGTCCCGTTTGTGATTCCATCTTTTCCGGTTCTGCCCGAGGCAGCGCGTTTGATTGCGGGCACGCCCATGGTCCTGGGCGCCCAAAACTGTGGATGGTCCGACGGCCCGTGGACGGGGGAAGTTGCACCGTCCATGCTCTCTGAGTTGGGTGTGGGTTTGGTGGAGATCGGCCACGCCGAACGTCGGCGGCACTTCGCCGAAGATGAGGCGACGATCGCGCTGAAAGTCGGTGCCGCCGTCGACGTCGGGCTGACGCCACTTCTCTGCGTGGGGGAGTCAGAGCTTATGGCCCCGGACGTGGCAGCAGAGACTGTGTACGGGCAGATCAACGCGGCAGTGTCCGGGGACTGGTCCCTTGCCGGCCAGCTGGTGGTTGCCTACGAGCCTGTGTGGGCGATCGGTGCTCCCGAGCCTGCCTCGGCAGAATACGTATCCCGGGTGGCAGGTCACCTGCGGTCCGGGCTTGCCCGGCATGGCCTGGGAGGGATTCCGATCATTTACGGCGGCTCGGCGAAGCCTGGACTGTTGCCGCAGCTGGAAGCGGTGTCCGGGCTTTTCCTGGGGCGCTTTGCCCACGACGCCGCCAACTTCGGCAAGGTCCTGGACGAAGCCCTAAGTTTTTGTACAGCAGATGCCCTTAAAACGGCTTCTAAAGGGCATTAG
- a CDS encoding TM0106 family RecB-like putative nuclease — protein MFFLEPEIAGAPQDLVFSASDLVIAATCEYQLLRKLDEKLGRSLKPDFATDAMLERTAALGDVHEHRVLNDFVAEFGPWDAASGKGVYDVEPASAMDRSTLSAKHAESIEALRSGADVVFQAAFFDGQFHGRSDFLVKRPGGQYAVFDTKLARHAKVTALLQLAAYGDQLIKAGITPDPTVTLVLGNRVHSHHPLAQILPVFKERRERFLGMTQGHAAGAGPVEWGDSRYSACGRCDYCAEQVQLHRDLLMVAGMRISRRKKLIEAGVTTIDDLAASPANGDPTFLRLREQARLQTGAGTPDGTVTYTDKTGETKAISYNVLPENTLGRLPAPDPGDIFFDFEGDPLWQDPITEKWGLEYLFGVVENPVEPGARPVFKPFWAHSRAEEGKAFEDFLEYVAQRRAQYPGMHIYHYAAYEKTALRNLSLTHVVGETAVDDLLRQGVLVDLYDTVRHSIRISENSYSIKKLEPLYMGQHLRSGEVTDAGASVVAYADYCTARDNGNPGEAAAILEGIRDYNEYDCLSTLELRNWLLARAAERSILPGGEEDEPPRTSAEAAPKYEAAPEERALFNYLASLYEEEETTADARATGIVAAGVGYHRREDKQHWWGHFDRLEKPTSQWPDERDLFIVDHAELLQDWAKPTPRSNPARVVKLYGRSGDGAGLEPGKKYFRMYGSPLPESLQDKESMVLGRAGWNGTLVTAVAEEEDFETVTITETLRKDSTPFGQTPMALTPDPPIATNGQRAALAALATQLMDALPEWPQDPALDLVRRRPPKLRTLDSLPPVESAGDGYIDAITAAITDLDHSYLAVQGPPGSGKTHVGAHVLARLVAAGWKVGVVAQSHAVVENMLCAAVEKAGVHPRLVAKEVKHEDPVPWTQCAKGDVEELLATPGGALIGGTAWTMVGSSVPEGSLDLLVIDEAGQFSLANTMAVSRAAKRLLLLGDPQQLPQVTQGKHPEPVDESALGWLSDGYNTLPPELGYFLAQSWRMHPELCSAVSELSYDNRLEAASAAKERHLEGAAPGVSCVYVAHTANSTSSPEEAEEVVRQVRAHLGLAWLDPSRSAESPSAGSRPLEETDILVVAAYNAQVQLIKHHLRSAGLVKVRVGTVDKFQGQEAPVVIVSMAASAAGEVPRGMEFLLSRNRINVAVSRGQWRAVVVRSPELTNYLPTHPEGLENLGGFVALCQREFLYS, from the coding sequence GTGTTCTTCCTCGAGCCTGAGATCGCGGGTGCTCCACAGGACCTGGTGTTCTCCGCCAGCGACCTCGTTATTGCTGCCACCTGCGAATATCAGCTGCTGCGCAAACTCGACGAAAAACTGGGTCGCTCGCTCAAGCCAGACTTCGCAACGGATGCCATGCTGGAGCGCACCGCCGCTCTGGGAGACGTTCACGAGCACCGTGTCCTTAACGACTTCGTGGCTGAGTTCGGACCGTGGGATGCCGCTTCCGGGAAAGGCGTTTACGACGTCGAACCCGCCTCAGCGATGGACCGCTCCACCCTTTCGGCCAAGCATGCCGAATCCATCGAAGCCCTGCGCTCCGGAGCGGATGTCGTCTTCCAGGCTGCGTTCTTTGATGGCCAATTTCATGGACGCTCCGATTTCCTGGTGAAACGCCCGGGCGGGCAGTACGCCGTGTTCGATACCAAGCTTGCCCGGCATGCCAAAGTCACCGCGCTTCTGCAGCTGGCCGCCTACGGAGATCAGCTCATTAAGGCAGGGATCACGCCGGACCCTACAGTCACCTTGGTTCTGGGCAACCGTGTTCATAGCCACCACCCCCTCGCCCAGATCCTTCCCGTCTTCAAGGAACGCCGTGAACGCTTCCTCGGCATGACCCAGGGGCACGCCGCAGGAGCCGGACCGGTGGAGTGGGGCGACTCCCGGTATTCCGCGTGTGGCCGCTGTGATTACTGCGCTGAGCAAGTCCAACTGCACCGGGACCTCCTGATGGTGGCTGGCATGCGGATCAGTCGTCGCAAGAAGCTGATCGAGGCCGGGGTGACCACCATTGACGATCTGGCGGCGTCCCCTGCCAACGGCGACCCGACGTTCCTGAGGCTGCGCGAGCAAGCCCGGTTACAGACCGGCGCAGGCACACCGGACGGCACGGTCACGTACACGGACAAAACCGGAGAAACCAAAGCCATCAGCTACAACGTCCTGCCGGAGAACACCTTGGGCAGGCTGCCGGCTCCTGATCCGGGCGATATCTTCTTCGACTTCGAAGGCGATCCTCTTTGGCAGGATCCCATCACGGAGAAGTGGGGGCTGGAGTACTTGTTCGGCGTCGTGGAGAACCCGGTGGAACCCGGTGCCCGGCCGGTCTTCAAACCATTCTGGGCTCACTCACGTGCTGAAGAAGGCAAGGCCTTTGAGGACTTCCTTGAGTACGTGGCCCAGCGCCGCGCCCAGTACCCCGGCATGCACATTTACCACTACGCAGCCTATGAAAAGACTGCCCTCAGGAACCTGTCGCTGACGCATGTGGTGGGTGAAACCGCCGTCGATGACCTCCTGCGCCAGGGTGTCCTGGTGGACCTGTACGACACCGTACGGCACAGCATCCGGATCTCAGAGAACTCCTACAGCATCAAGAAACTCGAGCCGCTCTACATGGGACAGCACCTGCGCTCAGGTGAAGTGACCGACGCCGGAGCCTCCGTTGTTGCTTACGCTGACTACTGCACGGCGCGGGACAATGGGAATCCGGGTGAAGCAGCCGCGATCCTCGAAGGCATCCGTGACTACAACGAGTACGACTGCTTGTCGACGCTGGAACTTCGCAACTGGCTGCTGGCCCGTGCTGCGGAACGCTCCATCCTGCCTGGTGGTGAAGAAGACGAGCCGCCCCGCACCTCCGCGGAAGCCGCGCCGAAATACGAGGCAGCACCGGAAGAGCGTGCACTGTTCAACTACCTTGCGAGTCTGTACGAAGAGGAAGAAACCACCGCAGATGCACGGGCCACCGGCATTGTGGCCGCAGGAGTTGGATATCACCGCCGCGAGGACAAACAACACTGGTGGGGTCACTTCGACCGCCTGGAAAAGCCAACCTCCCAGTGGCCTGACGAGCGCGATCTGTTCATTGTTGATCACGCTGAACTGCTGCAGGACTGGGCCAAACCCACACCCCGGAGCAACCCGGCGCGGGTAGTGAAGCTCTATGGCCGGTCCGGGGATGGAGCCGGGCTGGAACCTGGGAAGAAGTACTTCCGCATGTATGGCTCTCCGCTGCCGGAATCGCTGCAGGACAAGGAGTCCATGGTGCTGGGCCGAGCAGGCTGGAACGGTACCTTGGTCACCGCGGTGGCTGAAGAGGAGGACTTCGAAACAGTCACCATCACCGAAACCCTCCGGAAGGATTCCACACCGTTCGGCCAAACACCTATGGCCTTGACTCCGGATCCGCCCATTGCAACCAACGGCCAACGCGCGGCGCTGGCTGCTCTGGCCACACAGCTCATGGATGCGCTGCCGGAGTGGCCGCAGGACCCTGCACTGGACTTGGTACGGAGGAGGCCACCCAAGCTTCGCACCCTGGATTCCCTCCCGCCCGTCGAGTCGGCCGGGGATGGCTACATTGACGCCATCACAGCAGCGATCACTGACCTGGACCATTCGTATCTGGCTGTCCAAGGCCCTCCGGGGAGCGGTAAAACCCATGTGGGCGCCCACGTCTTGGCGCGGCTCGTCGCTGCCGGGTGGAAAGTGGGTGTGGTGGCCCAGTCCCACGCCGTAGTGGAGAACATGCTCTGCGCTGCAGTGGAGAAGGCAGGGGTGCATCCTCGGCTGGTGGCCAAAGAAGTCAAGCACGAGGACCCCGTTCCATGGACCCAGTGCGCCAAAGGCGACGTTGAAGAACTGTTGGCCACGCCGGGTGGGGCACTCATTGGCGGCACAGCCTGGACCATGGTGGGCAGCTCGGTTCCGGAGGGATCACTGGACTTGCTGGTCATTGACGAAGCGGGGCAGTTCTCCCTTGCCAACACCATGGCCGTGAGCCGCGCAGCCAAACGCCTTCTGCTGCTCGGCGATCCACAACAGTTGCCCCAGGTCACCCAAGGCAAGCATCCTGAGCCGGTAGATGAATCAGCCCTTGGCTGGTTATCCGATGGCTACAACACCTTGCCACCTGAGTTGGGCTATTTTCTTGCACAATCGTGGCGCATGCATCCCGAACTCTGCAGCGCTGTTTCAGAGCTTTCCTACGATAACCGGCTCGAGGCTGCGAGCGCAGCGAAGGAACGCCATCTGGAAGGTGCCGCACCGGGAGTCTCCTGCGTTTACGTCGCTCACACGGCCAACTCCACCTCCTCGCCGGAGGAAGCCGAGGAAGTGGTACGGCAGGTCCGTGCCCACCTGGGCCTGGCGTGGCTCGATCCATCGCGATCAGCCGAATCCCCCTCAGCTGGTTCCCGTCCCCTCGAGGAGACGGACATCCTGGTGGTGGCCGCGTACAACGCCCAGGTCCAGCTGATCAAACACCACCTGCGAAGTGCCGGATTGGTCAAGGTACGGGTAGGCACGGTGGACAAGTTCCAAGGCCAGGAAGCGCCCGTGGTCATTGTTTCCATGGCCGCGTCGGCAGCGGGTGAAGTCCCCCGGGGCATGGAGTTCCTCTTGTCCCGGAACCGCATCAATGTGGCGGTCTCGCGCGGTCAGTGGCGTGCCGTCGTCGTGCGTTCGCCCGAGCTGACCAACTACCTGCCCACCCACCCTGAAGGTCTGGAGAATCTGGGCGGCTTCGTCGCCCTCTGCCAGCGGGAGTTTTTGTACAGCTAA
- a CDS encoding nucleoside deaminase, whose product MTNTAPEPDPAFEAAYQAAQKSLSEGGIPIGAALARGGNVIASGHNERVQHGDPIAHGEMSALRAAGRQKTYRDTTLYTTLAPCAMCTGTIIQFKIPRVVVGEAETFPGEFDLLRSRGVEVVVLNDQRCVDMMRAFQEEHPELWAEDIAE is encoded by the coding sequence ATGACTAATACAGCCCCGGAGCCGGACCCTGCTTTCGAAGCCGCCTACCAAGCTGCACAAAAAAGCCTCAGCGAGGGCGGCATCCCCATAGGCGCCGCACTGGCACGCGGTGGGAACGTCATAGCCAGCGGGCACAACGAGCGGGTCCAGCACGGAGACCCCATTGCACACGGTGAAATGTCCGCGCTCAGGGCCGCCGGGCGCCAGAAGACATACCGGGACACCACGCTCTACACCACCTTGGCCCCCTGTGCCATGTGCACGGGAACCATCATCCAATTCAAGATCCCCCGGGTAGTAGTTGGCGAGGCAGAAACCTTCCCCGGCGAATTCGACCTCCTCCGTTCGCGGGGCGTGGAGGTAGTGGTCCTCAACGATCAACGGTGCGTGGACATGATGCGCGCTTTCCAGGAGGAACACCCTGAACTTTGGGCTGAAGACATCGCCGAATAG
- a CDS encoding CBS domain-containing protein — MSAVREFMTTNAQCIEEDKTLQEAARLMRDMDCGSLPICGHDGKLTGFITDRDIVVKCLAEGKDAREVRASELATGKPFWVDADASVDDAVSMMEEHQVRRLPVISDHKLVGIISQGDIARNHYAEQRLGEMVEHISAKERMSH; from the coding sequence ATGAGTGCCGTACGTGAATTCATGACAACCAACGCCCAGTGCATCGAAGAGGACAAGACTCTTCAGGAAGCCGCCAGGCTGATGAGGGATATGGACTGCGGTTCACTTCCCATCTGCGGCCACGACGGCAAGCTCACCGGCTTCATCACTGACCGCGACATCGTGGTCAAATGCTTGGCAGAAGGCAAGGACGCCCGCGAAGTACGGGCCAGCGAACTCGCCACCGGAAAACCGTTCTGGGTAGATGCCGATGCCAGCGTTGACGACGCCGTTTCCATGATGGAGGAGCACCAGGTGCGTCGTTTGCCCGTCATCAGCGATCACAAGTTGGTTGGCATCATCAGCCAGGGCGACATTGCGCGCAACCACTACGCGGAACAGCGTCTGGGCGAAATGGTGGAACACATTTCCGCCAAGGAGCGCATGTCACACTAA
- a CDS encoding Tex family protein, protein MVTSNLQHQSADSAIHAKIAEELGVKTWQVKAAVELLDAGSTVPFIARYRKEATGTLDDTQLRDLEERLRYLRELEERRKAVLEAIAAQGKLTPELEAAVVGADTKARLEDIYLPFKSKRRTKAQIAREAGLEPLADVLLANPQLDPVTEAAKYLNAEHSIEDAATALAGARSILVERVGQDPDLAEDLRERLWKQGRMVSRVKKGMEAEGQKFKDYFEFTQVPSGMPSHRVLALLRGEKDGVLELDLAEADPADDDALAAARGRYENAVAKCLGVSNQGRPADAWLTQTAQLAWRGRILDRLTTDLRGRMFADAEDEAVRVFAANLRDVLLAAPAGNRATLGLDPGLRTGVKVAVVDGTGKVVTTDTIYPHAPAKKWDEALATLGRLAKQYNVELVAIGNGTASRETDKLATELIKSLEAAGSKGIQKLVVSEAGASVYSASALAASELPGMDVSLRGAVSIARRLQDPLAELVKIEPKSIGVGQYQHDVTAAKLDRSLDAVVEDCVNAVGVDVNTASPALLSRVAGVGPLLSENIVAYRNENGPFAKRSDLKKVPRLGAKAFEQCAGFLRITGGVEPLDASSVHPEAYSVARKILVAAGGGPATALDPQAFVDGTFGLPTVKDIMSELEKPGRDPRPAFKAASFSEGIEKISDLKPGMILEGTVTNVAAFGAFVDVGVHQDGLVHVSALSNKFVSDPREIVKSGQVVRVKVLEADPERKRISLTLRLDDEPGTAGGRTSGGRTSGGRASGRQGAGERAGGPQGQQGQRGGGKPGQRSGQPGQGPRQGGTRQGKPQQAPAAPANTAMAEALRRAGLGQ, encoded by the coding sequence ATGGTGACTTCAAATCTCCAACACCAGTCAGCTGACTCCGCCATCCACGCCAAAATCGCCGAAGAACTCGGCGTCAAGACCTGGCAGGTCAAAGCCGCTGTGGAACTGCTCGACGCCGGATCCACCGTTCCCTTCATCGCCCGCTACCGTAAGGAAGCCACCGGGACGCTCGATGACACCCAGCTCCGCGACCTCGAAGAACGCCTCAGATACCTGCGTGAGCTGGAAGAACGGCGCAAGGCAGTCCTGGAGGCCATTGCCGCCCAAGGCAAGCTGACCCCGGAACTTGAAGCCGCCGTCGTCGGGGCTGACACCAAAGCCCGATTGGAGGACATCTACCTCCCCTTCAAGTCCAAGCGCCGCACCAAGGCCCAGATTGCCCGCGAAGCCGGACTCGAGCCGCTGGCTGACGTCCTGCTGGCCAACCCGCAACTGGACCCCGTTACCGAAGCCGCCAAGTACCTGAACGCCGAGCACTCCATCGAGGACGCCGCCACGGCGCTCGCAGGTGCCCGTTCAATTTTGGTGGAGCGCGTGGGGCAGGACCCGGACCTTGCCGAGGACCTCCGCGAACGACTCTGGAAGCAGGGACGCATGGTGTCCCGGGTCAAGAAGGGCATGGAGGCCGAGGGCCAGAAGTTCAAGGACTACTTTGAGTTCACGCAGGTGCCCTCCGGCATGCCGTCGCACCGTGTGCTCGCCTTGCTGCGCGGGGAGAAGGACGGCGTCCTTGAGCTCGATCTCGCCGAGGCTGACCCGGCCGACGACGACGCCCTGGCCGCCGCCCGCGGCCGGTACGAGAACGCTGTGGCCAAGTGCCTTGGGGTCTCCAACCAAGGGCGGCCCGCCGATGCCTGGCTGACGCAAACCGCGCAGCTGGCCTGGCGCGGACGCATCCTGGACCGCCTGACCACGGACCTGCGTGGACGCATGTTCGCCGACGCTGAAGATGAAGCAGTGAGGGTCTTCGCGGCCAACCTGCGTGATGTTCTCCTTGCCGCACCTGCGGGCAACCGGGCCACCCTGGGGCTGGACCCCGGGCTCCGGACGGGCGTGAAGGTGGCTGTGGTGGACGGCACGGGCAAGGTTGTCACCACGGACACCATTTATCCGCACGCACCTGCGAAGAAGTGGGACGAGGCCTTGGCCACCCTGGGACGGCTCGCCAAGCAGTACAACGTGGAGTTGGTGGCGATTGGAAACGGTACCGCCTCCCGTGAGACGGACAAACTGGCCACCGAGCTCATCAAATCCCTCGAAGCCGCAGGGTCAAAGGGGATCCAAAAGCTGGTGGTCTCCGAAGCTGGAGCGTCCGTGTACTCAGCCTCCGCCCTTGCCGCGTCCGAACTTCCGGGCATGGACGTCTCCCTGCGCGGTGCTGTGTCCATTGCCCGCCGGCTTCAGGATCCCCTCGCCGAGTTGGTGAAGATCGAGCCCAAGTCCATCGGCGTTGGTCAGTACCAGCACGACGTCACTGCTGCGAAGCTTGATCGCTCGCTGGATGCCGTGGTGGAGGACTGCGTGAACGCTGTGGGCGTGGACGTGAACACGGCGTCTCCTGCGCTCCTGAGCCGGGTGGCCGGCGTCGGGCCATTGCTGAGCGAGAATATTGTGGCCTACAGGAACGAGAATGGTCCGTTTGCCAAGCGCAGCGACCTCAAGAAAGTTCCCCGGCTCGGCGCCAAGGCGTTCGAGCAATGCGCCGGCTTCCTCCGGATCACCGGGGGAGTGGAGCCACTGGATGCTTCCAGTGTGCACCCGGAAGCGTACTCGGTGGCCCGGAAGATTCTGGTCGCAGCCGGGGGAGGTCCCGCCACGGCGCTGGATCCGCAGGCCTTCGTGGATGGCACGTTCGGCCTGCCGACGGTCAAGGACATCATGTCCGAGCTTGAGAAACCCGGCCGCGACCCCCGTCCTGCGTTCAAGGCGGCATCGTTCTCGGAAGGGATCGAGAAGATCTCCGACCTCAAGCCCGGCATGATCCTGGAAGGCACTGTTACCAACGTTGCCGCTTTTGGCGCGTTCGTTGATGTGGGAGTGCACCAGGATGGCCTGGTTCACGTCTCGGCACTGTCCAACAAGTTCGTCTCGGATCCGCGAGAGATCGTGAAGTCCGGCCAGGTGGTACGGGTCAAAGTGCTGGAGGCCGATCCGGAACGCAAGCGCATCTCCCTGACCTTGAGGCTCGACGACGAACCTGGCACGGCTGGTGGGCGCACCTCGGGCGGGCGCACCTCGGGCGGGCGTGCTTCGGGCAGGCAGGGTGCCGGCGAACGTGCGGGTGGTCCGCAGGGGCAGCAAGGTCAACGGGGCGGTGGAAAGCCGGGTCAGCGTTCAGGCCAACCAGGGCAGGGTCCGCGGCAGGGCGGCACTCGGCAAGGCAAACCGCAGCAGGCTCCGGCCGCTCCAGCCAACACGGCCATGGCCGAAGCACTGCGTCGGGCCGGACTCGGGCAGTAG
- a CDS encoding MFS transporter, producing MLTKQIRSYFAVNAIQNFGRVLPQAILTPVLVGKGLDFSEIILVQVAFTIATLLFEFPFGVLADRTSKTFVYVLSIALTLSSYLVVFFGAGFWVMCLAWVIYGASSAAQSSTLDYYFAERLRSEESALKRFYSSDQNVMLATSILAALCSTFLYDEFGDRIYLISAVFFALSIAVGIVLLPKDTSPASHDEDQSDKPGDFRLELVSGLRFAMKDSRIVLAILLLAITEFAVNPFFHLWQMILLDSRFDASTFGLFFVAFQLVNVLANYVFSRFHRHQWHNFVVLGLLLIIGVVSTTAEDGVVLAVMLLILPLPLFIYLGSLHTTLQSAIPSKVMSTIGSLSGTVTAVAGLLSLGLASLLMSFLTPQVTMGASLILFSIVSAALIRKFSSQPAEVSA from the coding sequence ATGCTGACCAAACAGATACGAAGCTACTTCGCTGTCAACGCTATCCAAAACTTTGGGCGCGTCCTGCCGCAGGCCATCTTGACGCCTGTACTTGTGGGGAAGGGCTTGGATTTTTCCGAGATTATTCTCGTTCAAGTCGCATTCACGATCGCCACTCTACTCTTTGAGTTCCCCTTCGGGGTGCTTGCTGACAGAACATCGAAGACTTTTGTATATGTTCTTTCCATTGCCTTGACTCTTTCATCGTACCTGGTGGTCTTTTTCGGTGCAGGGTTTTGGGTCATGTGTCTGGCATGGGTTATCTACGGCGCTTCATCTGCAGCACAGAGTTCAACACTTGACTACTATTTTGCTGAGCGACTCCGATCAGAAGAGAGCGCATTAAAGCGGTTCTACTCTTCGGACCAGAACGTCATGCTCGCCACAAGCATTCTGGCCGCGCTCTGCAGCACATTTCTCTACGACGAGTTTGGCGACAGAATCTACCTCATCTCAGCGGTCTTTTTCGCTTTAAGTATCGCTGTAGGCATCGTCTTGCTTCCAAAGGACACTTCGCCTGCCTCCCACGATGAAGACCAAAGCGACAAACCCGGTGATTTTCGGCTGGAACTGGTCAGTGGGCTTCGATTCGCAATGAAGGATTCACGCATCGTACTGGCAATACTGCTTCTGGCTATTACAGAGTTTGCGGTAAATCCATTTTTTCATCTTTGGCAAATGATTCTTCTCGATTCACGCTTTGATGCCAGTACCTTTGGGCTGTTCTTTGTCGCTTTTCAGCTTGTGAACGTCCTGGCAAATTATGTTTTCAGTCGTTTCCATCGTCATCAGTGGCATAATTTTGTGGTCTTGGGATTGCTTCTCATCATTGGTGTCGTCAGCACAACAGCTGAGGATGGAGTTGTGCTGGCCGTCATGTTGCTCATCCTTCCCTTGCCGTTGTTCATCTATTTGGGAAGCCTGCACACTACTTTGCAATCAGCAATACCATCTAAAGTCATGTCCACCATTGGGTCCTTGAGCGGTACAGTCACTGCCGTAGCCGGTCTTCTTTCACTTGGCTTGGCTTCGTTGCTCATGAGCTTCCTGACACCTCAAGTCACTATGGGCGCGTCCCTGATCCTCTTCTCCATTGTCTCCGCCGCTCTCATACGAAAGTTCTCCTCACAGCCGGCTGAGGTTTCTGCTTAG